A DNA window from Parabacteroides johnsonii DSM 18315 contains the following coding sequences:
- a CDS encoding S41 family peptidase has protein sequence MKKKLIFSLLVLAGAPSLLMAADEARLLRFPATNGNEIVFSYAGDLYKVPATGGEAGRLTSHVGYEMFPRFSPDGKTIAFTGQYDGNTEVYTMPVTGGEPLRVTYTATNSRDDLGDRMGPNNIVMTWTPDGSRIVYRNRISDGFSGKLFTVEKEGGLSEVIPLPEGGFCSYSPDGKQLAYNRVMREFRTWKYYKGGMADDIWIYNPDRKTVENITDNPAQDIIPMWIGDEIFFLSDRDRTMNIFVYNTKTKQTDKVTDFTEYDVKFPSANGNMIVFENGGYIYKMDAGSKKPEKVNITLTSDNIYARSEIKDGAGYLTEASLSPDGERLVVTARGEVFNLPVEKGVTKNITRSPGAHDRDAQWSPDGKFIVYISDATGETELYMQDATGGEPVQLTKDNDTYIRSFELSPDSKTLVYTDRKNRVNLLDIATKQVTTLLQDPMGEPRGVTFSPDSKWLTYTRTGNNEYSIVYVYNLVDRKEYPVTDKWYDSSSPVFSTDGKYLVFASARDFNPTYGSLEWNHVYNNMYGVYLAMLSKDTPSPFIEKDAEVAVAKEESKKNTPAKKENIKKDELATAVVKIDFDGITDRIVKLPVSPSYYGNFYSDGNKVYYWGRGGTKVFDLKEQKEDVVADGASMGVEPGSKKALFFKKNALYVTDIPLGKADLSDPVNLSNMKITVDYPKEWAQIFDEAWRAFRDGFYLENMHGVDWNAVKAKYQVLVPYAKTRLDLNYIIGEMIGELNCGHAYVNPGEVERPDRIKTGMLGAEISRDKSGFFRLEKILPGASWSKSLRSPLVEPGIEAKVGEFIVAIDGVPTNCVKDMYSLLVGKADVPTEISLNSKPQLEGARKIVISPLEEEYSLYHYNWVQDNIKKVDKASNGKIGYIYIPDMGPEGLNEFSRYFYPQLDKEGLIIDDRANGGGNVSPMILERLSREPYRLTMRRGSARIGTVPDAVQVGPKVCLINKYSASDGDLFPWGFRALGLGKLIGTRTWGGIVGISGSLPYMDGTDIRVPFFTSFDPKTGNWIIENQGVDPDILIDNDPVKEWNGEDQQLDRAIQEVMKELQNRKPLPGVPTPRDFSK, from the coding sequence ATGAAGAAGAAACTTATCTTTTCTTTATTGGTTCTGGCTGGTGCCCCTTCACTGTTGATGGCGGCGGATGAAGCGCGTCTGTTGCGTTTTCCGGCTACGAACGGCAATGAGATTGTTTTCTCGTATGCGGGCGACCTCTACAAGGTCCCGGCTACGGGTGGCGAAGCCGGGCGCCTGACTTCGCATGTGGGGTACGAGATGTTTCCCCGTTTTTCTCCGGACGGCAAAACGATTGCATTTACCGGGCAATACGATGGTAATACGGAAGTCTACACTATGCCGGTGACGGGTGGGGAACCGTTGCGTGTGACCTATACGGCAACGAACAGCCGGGATGACTTGGGTGACCGTATGGGGCCGAACAATATCGTGATGACCTGGACGCCTGACGGCAGCCGGATCGTGTATCGTAACCGCATCAGCGACGGTTTCAGCGGAAAGTTGTTCACGGTGGAAAAGGAGGGTGGCTTGTCCGAAGTTATTCCACTTCCCGAAGGCGGATTCTGCAGCTATTCTCCTGATGGTAAACAACTGGCTTATAACCGTGTCATGCGGGAGTTCCGTACCTGGAAATATTACAAAGGCGGGATGGCGGATGATATTTGGATTTATAATCCCGATAGGAAGACTGTCGAAAACATTACGGACAATCCTGCCCAGGATATTATCCCTATGTGGATCGGCGATGAAATCTTTTTCCTTTCCGACCGTGACCGGACAATGAATATCTTTGTGTATAATACGAAGACCAAACAGACGGACAAAGTCACAGACTTTACCGAATACGATGTGAAGTTCCCAAGCGCAAACGGTAATATGATCGTTTTCGAGAACGGTGGCTATATTTATAAGATGGATGCCGGGAGCAAAAAGCCGGAAAAGGTGAACATCACCCTGACTTCCGACAATATCTATGCCCGTAGCGAAATTAAGGATGGGGCCGGTTATCTTACTGAGGCCAGTCTGTCACCTGATGGTGAACGTTTAGTGGTGACTGCCCGCGGAGAAGTGTTCAACTTGCCGGTTGAAAAGGGAGTGACAAAGAATATCACCCGTTCTCCGGGAGCACATGACCGTGATGCGCAATGGTCGCCCGACGGCAAATTCATCGTCTATATTTCGGATGCCACCGGAGAGACGGAGCTTTATATGCAGGATGCCACCGGAGGTGAGCCCGTCCAGCTGACAAAGGACAATGATACTTATATCCGTAGTTTCGAACTGAGTCCGGATTCGAAGACACTCGTTTATACGGATCGTAAGAATCGTGTTAACTTGTTGGATATTGCTACAAAACAGGTGACCACCTTGTTGCAGGATCCGATGGGCGAACCGCGGGGCGTGACTTTCTCGCCGGATAGCAAATGGTTGACTTATACCCGTACAGGGAACAATGAATATAGCATCGTTTATGTTTATAATCTGGTTGATAGGAAAGAATATCCGGTGACGGATAAGTGGTATGATTCTTCTTCTCCGGTATTCAGTACGGATGGTAAATATCTGGTTTTTGCATCTGCCCGGGACTTCAATCCGACCTACGGATCACTGGAATGGAACCATGTCTATAATAATATGTATGGAGTTTATCTGGCGATGTTGTCCAAAGACACTCCTTCGCCTTTCATAGAGAAGGACGCGGAAGTTGCTGTTGCCAAAGAGGAATCAAAGAAAAATACACCGGCAAAGAAGGAAAATATAAAGAAAGACGAACTTGCTACTGCTGTTGTCAAGATCGATTTCGACGGGATTACGGACCGTATCGTCAAGCTGCCGGTGAGCCCTTCCTATTACGGGAATTTCTATTCGGACGGAAATAAAGTTTACTACTGGGGACGTGGCGGAACGAAAGTATTCGACCTGAAGGAGCAGAAGGAAGACGTGGTGGCTGACGGTGCTTCTATGGGTGTCGAACCCGGTAGCAAGAAAGCGCTTTTCTTCAAGAAAAATGCTCTTTATGTGACAGATATCCCTTTGGGAAAAGCAGACCTGAGCGATCCGGTGAACCTGTCGAATATGAAAATCACGGTCGATTATCCGAAGGAATGGGCACAGATTTTCGATGAGGCATGGCGGGCCTTCCGTGACGGTTTCTATCTGGAGAATATGCACGGGGTAGATTGGAATGCGGTCAAGGCAAAATATCAGGTGCTTGTCCCGTATGCCAAAACACGTCTGGATTTGAACTACATCATCGGTGAGATGATCGGCGAACTAAACTGTGGTCATGCGTATGTGAATCCGGGTGAGGTGGAACGTCCCGACCGGATAAAAACGGGTATGTTAGGTGCTGAGATCTCTCGTGACAAGAGTGGTTTCTTCCGTTTGGAAAAGATTCTTCCGGGCGCTTCCTGGAGCAAGTCGTTGCGCTCTCCACTTGTCGAACCGGGCATCGAGGCGAAGGTGGGTGAGTTTATCGTAGCAATCGACGGCGTGCCGACAAACTGTGTGAAAGATATGTATTCGTTGTTGGTCGGCAAGGCAGATGTCCCGACGGAAATTTCGTTGAACAGCAAACCTCAGTTGGAGGGAGCACGCAAGATCGTGATCAGTCCGCTGGAAGAAGAATATTCTTTGTACCACTATAACTGGGTACAGGATAATATCAAGAAAGTCGACAAAGCGTCGAACGGCAAGATTGGCTATATCTATATCCCAGATATGGGACCGGAAGGACTGAACGAATTCTCCCGCTATTTCTATCCGCAGCTTGATAAGGAAGGTCTGATTATCGATGACCGTGCCAATGGCGGCGGTAATGTTTCGCCGATGATCCTTGAACGTCTTTCACGCGAACCATACCGGCTGACGATGCGTCGTGGTTCGGCTCGTATCGGAACTGTTCCCGATGCTGTGCAGGTAGGTCCGAAAGTATGCTTGATCAATAAATACTCGGCTTCCGATGGTGACCTCTTTCCATGGGGCTTTCGTGCATTAGGATTGGGTAAACTGATCGGGACGCGTACGTGGGGCGGTATCGTCGGTATCAGCGGCTCGTTACCTTATATGGATGGGACGGACATCCGCGTACCTTTCTTCACAAGTTTCGATCCGAAGACAGGTAACTGGATTATCGAGAACCAGGGTGTCGATCCCGATATCCTGATCGATAATGATCCTGTTAAAGAATGGAACGGTGAAGACCAACAGCTTGACCGTGCCATCCAGGAGGTCATGAAAGAACTCCAGAACCGCAAACCGCTTCCGGGAGTTCCGACACCGAGAGACTTTAGTAAATAA